One region of Peromyscus eremicus chromosome 4, PerEre_H2_v1, whole genome shotgun sequence genomic DNA includes:
- the Urm1 gene encoding ubiquitin-related modifier 1 isoform X1: MVMCTCSPRTGEMAALGLGFLSYTASLRPPWLHETLVSGDIRNLLVWIKKNLLKERPELFIQGESVRPGILVLINDADWELLGELDYQLQDQDSILFISTLHGG, translated from the exons ATGGTGATGTGCACCTGCagtcccaggactggggagatggcagcCCTGGGATTGGGAtttctcagctacacagcaagtttaaggccaccctggctCCATGAGACTCTTGTCTCAG GGGACATCCGGAACCTCCTTGTCTGGATCAAGAAGAACTTGCTAAAAGAGCGGCCAGAACTGTTCATCCagggagagagtgt GCGGCCAGGAATTCTGGTGCTGATTAATGATGCCGACTGGGAACTGCTG GGGGAGCTGGACTACCAGCTGCAAGACCAGGACAGCATCCTCTTCATCTCCACACTGCACGGCGGCTGA